The following coding sequences lie in one Peromyscus maniculatus bairdii isolate BWxNUB_F1_BW_parent chromosome 3, HU_Pman_BW_mat_3.1, whole genome shotgun sequence genomic window:
- the Znf239 gene encoding zinc finger protein 239, which produces MLHQRDRLKGKPCGCEPCGTGLTRSLSAIHQAVPMDGKPYKCERCGKGFTRSSSLLVHHAVHTGEKPYKCERCGKGFSQSSKLHIHQRVHTGEKPYECEECGMSFSQRSNLHIHQRVHTGERPYKCGECGKGFSQSSNLHIHRCVHTGEKPYQCCECGKGFSQSSDLRIHLRVHTGERPYHCGKCGKGFSQSSKLLIHQRVHTGEKPYECSRCGKTFSQSSNLHIHQRVHRKDLH; this is translated from the coding sequence ATGCTTCATCAGAGAGACCGCCTGAAAGGAAAACCCTGTGGGTGTGAGCCCTGTGGGACAGGCCTCACCAGGAGCTTGTCTGCCATCCATCAAGCGGTCCCCATGGATGGGAAACCGTACAAGTGTGAACGGTGTGGGAAGGGCTTCACCAGGAGCTCAAGTCTGCTCGTCCATCATGCCGTCCACACAGGTGAGAAGCCGTACAAGTGTGAACGGTGTGGGAAGGGCTTCAGCCAGAGCTCCAAGCTGCACATCCACCAGCGAGTCCACACCGGCGAGAAGCCCTACGAGTGTGAGGAGTGTGGCATGAGCTTCAGCCAGCGGTCCAACCTGCACATCCACCAGCGCGTCCACACGGGAGAGAGGCCCTACAAGTGCGGGGAATGTGGGAAGGGCTTCAGCCAGAGCTCCAACCTCCACATCCACCGGTGCGTCCACACGGGAGAGAAGCCCTACCAGTGCTGTGAATGTGGGAAGGGCTTCAGCCAGAGCTCAGACCTTCGCATCCACCTCCGAGTGCACACCGGGGAGAGGCCCTACCACTGTGGCAAGTGCGGCAAGGGCTTCAGCCAGAGCTCCAAACTCCTCATCCATCAGAGAGTGCACACCGGGGAGAAGCCCTACGAGTGCAGCCGGTGTGGGAAGACCTTCAGCCAGAGCTCCAACCTGCACATCCACCAGCGGGTTCACAGGAAGGACCTTCACTGA